The Chitinophagales bacterium genome has a segment encoding these proteins:
- a CDS encoding GNAT family N-acetyltransferase: protein MNNKITYLTSFEDINQYILTDFFVGWSNKPKMETLQQILVASKYKVIAIDTTKNKIVGFIYATTDNYLSAYIPLLEVLPEYQKKGIGTKLLEILLEQLAEFYMIDLSCDSSLIEYYKTKGFQQSNAMIIRNYNKIN from the coding sequence ATGAATAACAAGATAACATATTTAACATCATTTGAAGATATTAATCAATATATACTTACAGATTTTTTTGTTGGTTGGTCAAATAAACCAAAAATGGAAACGCTACAGCAAATTTTAGTAGCATCAAAATATAAAGTAATAGCTATAGATACAACTAAAAATAAAATAGTTGGTTTTATTTATGCTACAACAGATAATTATTTATCAGCATATATTCCACTATTAGAAGTATTGCCAGAATATCAGAAAAAAGGAATTGGCACAAAACTACTAGAAATATTATTAGAACAACTTGCTGAGTTTTATATGATAGATTTAAGCTGTGATTCGAGTTTGATTGAATATTATAAAACAAAAGGATTTCAACAAAGCAATGCTATGATTATAAGAAATTATAATAAAATAAATTAA
- a CDS encoding DUF3781 domain-containing protein, with protein MNINKPEILNNIGYTELVYNRINKKLKSSYTRIQIEALIFQTIQDTPEKYFQKIGKNYYISNIEKNIKITVNSNTFSIITVDTITQN; from the coding sequence ATGAATATTAACAAACCTGAGATTTTAAATAATATTGGCTACACTGAACTTGTTTACAACAGAATAAACAAAAAGCTAAAAAGTAGCTATACAAGAATTCAGATTGAAGCGTTGATTTTTCAAACAATACAAGACACGCCAGAAAAGTATTTTCAGAAAATTGGAAAGAATTATTATATCTCAAACATTGAAAAAAATATCAAAATAACAGTAAACTCAAATACATTTAGTATTATTACTGTTGACACAATTACTCAAAACTAA
- a CDS encoding DEAD/DEAH box helicase family protein — translation MLEFPKNIKFKYNWRNYQQRVLDELDEHLTDKHLHVIAPPGSGKTVLGLEVALRLNRPTLILAPTISIKNQWIQRFCELFLQTIVTPDWISRDIRNPKFLTVATYQGLHAACNNLNINEDEEDDIDEDEEIKNKKSTHKNLDNIVNLLKQQNIGTIVVDEAHHLKNEWWNTLSKVKYKLEPIIVGLTATPPYDVSAIEWQRYIDLNGAVDTEISVPELVESGDLCPHQDYIYFTMPSVKESHGILEYRHNIEKLFHDLKHDSTIVSAIERHVIWQQPIENLDWIYSNISYYSACLIYLHENNIKIPEIHLEVVGDENFEIPKLDFEWLQIVLDFYLFKEKATFIDFEAHQESIEKKLKRYGALEKKQINFLHNRRISSYLKSSISKLEGIKNIVDFEYQQLGNELRLVVLSDFIRKEYLINSSENNLEINKIGVIPIFESLRRENYNHKKIGVLTGSIIIIPKSAFSAFKTKTIQYGIENINSYPIAYDNNYIVINQTEQIKHNIVHIITQIFQEGEIEVLIGTKALLGEGWDAPAINALILASFVGSFVLSNQMRGRAIRTQKNNDNKTGNIWHLVCVDSTAKNGGDDIDLLKRRFKTFVGVSLDDDFSIENGIGRLNLPKDIHQKEDIENINKRMFTLSCNRDELKHRWKESLKTGINLVEEIKIPYIKDSNFKTSKKLYFNKTIANLVATLSSALLGFGLESLSAFRHVIRNINTLKDLYVYLSIIGTIGIILFGRLTFKTFRIYVQYRDIAKDLEQISIALLNSLIEAEIIKSDRSTIQVITSLDDDGTVYCHLEGGTTFEKSSFILLLQEIINKIDNPRYIIIRKSKFMLLLKQRDYHAVPEILAKNKKLAEYFKEQWETHVGRCELVFTRTLEGRKFLLQSRLKSLSNQLDENIEQVNKWK, via the coding sequence TTGTTAGAATTTCCTAAAAATATAAAATTTAAATATAATTGGAGAAATTACCAACAACGAGTCCTTGACGAACTAGATGAACATTTAACAGATAAACACTTACATGTTATTGCACCACCAGGTTCTGGAAAAACTGTTTTAGGACTAGAAGTTGCCTTAAGATTAAACCGACCAACTTTAATTCTAGCACCAACTATTTCTATAAAAAACCAATGGATTCAAAGATTTTGTGAATTATTTCTACAAACAATTGTAACACCAGATTGGATATCTAGAGATATTCGTAATCCAAAATTTTTAACAGTAGCCACTTATCAAGGACTACATGCTGCTTGTAATAATTTAAATATTAATGAAGATGAGGAAGATGATATTGACGAAGACGAAGAAATAAAAAATAAAAAATCTACTCATAAAAATTTAGACAATATTGTAAATCTACTAAAACAACAAAATATTGGTACAATAGTAGTTGATGAAGCTCATCATTTAAAGAATGAATGGTGGAATACATTATCAAAAGTAAAATATAAACTAGAACCAATAATTGTTGGTTTAACTGCTACACCACCATATGATGTTTCTGCTATTGAATGGCAACGCTATATTGATTTAAATGGAGCGGTAGATACTGAAATTTCTGTACCAGAATTAGTTGAATCTGGTGACTTATGTCCTCATCAAGATTATATTTATTTTACGATGCCTTCTGTAAAAGAAAGTCATGGAATATTAGAATATAGACATAATATTGAAAAGTTATTTCATGATTTAAAGCATGATAGTACAATAGTAAGTGCTATTGAGCGTCATGTAATTTGGCAACAACCCATTGAAAATTTAGATTGGATTTATAGTAATATCTCCTATTACTCTGCTTGTTTAATATACTTACATGAAAACAATATCAAAATTCCTGAAATACATCTTGAAGTTGTTGGAGATGAAAATTTTGAAATACCAAAGTTAGATTTTGAGTGGCTACAAATTGTTTTAGATTTTTATTTATTTAAAGAAAAAGCAACTTTTATAGACTTTGAAGCACATCAAGAGAGCATTGAAAAAAAATTAAAACGATATGGTGCATTAGAAAAAAAACAAATTAATTTTCTACATAATAGACGAATTTCTAGTTATTTAAAATCAAGTATTAGCAAATTAGAAGGTATAAAAAATATTGTTGATTTTGAATATCAGCAATTAGGTAATGAGTTACGGCTGGTTGTACTTTCTGATTTTATAAGAAAAGAATATCTAATTAATTCTTCTGAAAATAATTTAGAAATAAATAAAATAGGTGTTATACCAATATTTGAATCATTAAGAAGAGAAAATTATAATCATAAAAAAATTGGAGTATTAACTGGTTCAATCATCATTATTCCTAAGAGTGCATTTAGTGCTTTTAAAACAAAAACAATTCAATACGGTATTGAAAATATTAATTCATATCCAATTGCTTATGACAATAACTACATCGTTATAAATCAAACAGAGCAAATTAAACACAATATTGTTCATATAATAACGCAAATATTTCAAGAAGGTGAAATTGAAGTATTAATTGGCACAAAAGCTTTGCTTGGAGAAGGTTGGGACGCACCAGCTATTAATGCTTTAATTTTAGCAAGTTTTGTTGGTTCGTTTGTACTGTCCAATCAAATGCGAGGAAGAGCAATTCGGACTCAAAAAAACAATGATAATAAGACTGGAAACATTTGGCATTTGGTTTGTGTTGATAGCACAGCTAAAAATGGTGGCGATGATATTGATTTACTAAAAAGAAGATTTAAAACTTTTGTAGGTGTTTCTCTCGACGATGATTTTAGTATTGAAAATGGTATTGGAAGACTAAATTTACCAAAAGACATTCATCAAAAAGAAGATATAGAAAATATAAATAAAAGAATGTTTACTTTATCTTGCAATAGAGATGAGTTAAAACATAGATGGAAGGAATCATTAAAAACTGGTATTAATTTAGTTGAAGAAATAAAAATACCTTATATAAAAGATAGCAACTTTAAAACTTCTAAAAAATTATATTTCAACAAAACCATAGCCAATCTAGTTGCTACTTTAAGTTCTGCACTACTAGGGTTCGGACTAGAAAGTTTATCTGCATTTAGACATGTAATTAGAAATATAAATACACTCAAAGATTTATATGTTTATCTATCAATTATAGGTACAATTGGTATCATATTATTTGGTAGACTTACCTTTAAGACTTTTAGAATATATGTTCAGTACAGAGATATTGCTAAAGACTTGGAACAAATTAGTATTGCACTACTTAATTCATTAATTGAAGCAGAGATTATAAAATCTGACAGAAGTACTATACAAGTCATCACTTCATTAGATGATGATGGAACAGTTTATTGCCATTTAGAAGGTGGTACTACCTTTGAAAAATCGAGTTTTATTTTATTACTACAAGAAATCATCAATAAAATAGATAATCCTAGATATATTATTATTAGAAAGAGCAAATTTATGTTATTACTAAAACAAAGAGACTATCATGCAGTTCCAGAAATATTAGCCAAAAACAAAAAATTAGCCGAATATTTTAAAGAACAATGGGAAACTCATGTTGGTAGATGCGAATTAGTTTTTACTAGAACTTTAGAAGGAAGAAAATTTTTATTACAATCAAGACTAAAATCCTTATCTAATCAATTAGATGAAAACATAGAACAAGTTAATAAATGGAAATAG
- a CDS encoding homoserine kinase: MKIGDRIKVFAPATVANVACGFDVLGFAIDKPGDELIMEIIPEQKVVIEDIVGDDGVLPRDATKNSATVAIQDYLNFIHADFGCKIWLKKMMPSGSGLGSSAASAVAGVYAINMLCNEKLSKQEMLPFLLNAEKAACDAAIADNVAASLFGGFILVRSYEPLDIIQIPVPEELYCAVINPKVIVLTKEAREILPKEISLAHSLRQSANVGGLMIGLLRGDYDLIGRSLVDYIAEPYRSKLIPGFYEMKNAAINAGALGGSISGSGPSVFALCKGIETANKVGNAMKAEMDKLNIKSEVFVSKVNTQGPKVLPFVD, translated from the coding sequence ATGAAGATTGGAGATAGAATAAAAGTATTTGCACCTGCAACTGTCGCTAATGTTGCTTGTGGTTTTGATGTATTGGGTTTCGCTATCGACAAACCAGGTGATGAGCTCATCATGGAAATTATACCAGAACAAAAAGTAGTTATAGAAGATATTGTTGGCGATGATGGTGTTTTACCAAGAGATGCTACCAAAAATTCGGCTACTGTTGCTATACAAGATTATTTGAATTTTATTCATGCTGATTTTGGCTGTAAAATTTGGCTCAAAAAAATGATGCCAAGTGGAAGTGGTTTAGGCAGTAGTGCTGCTAGTGCTGTTGCTGGAGTTTATGCCATCAATATGTTGTGTAATGAAAAGCTAAGCAAACAAGAAATGTTGCCTTTTTTACTCAATGCAGAAAAAGCAGCTTGCGATGCAGCCATTGCAGATAATGTAGCAGCAAGTTTATTTGGTGGATTTATCTTAGTAAGAAGCTACGAACCATTAGATATTATACAAATTCCAGTCCCAGAGGAATTGTACTGTGCCGTTATCAATCCAAAGGTAATTGTATTGACTAAAGAAGCTAGAGAAATATTACCTAAAGAAATTTCTTTAGCACATTCCTTACGACAAAGTGCTAATGTTGGTGGTTTAATGATTGGTTTACTACGAGGCGATTACGATTTAATTGGCAGAAGTTTAGTTGATTATATTGCAGAACCATATAGAAGTAAACTTATACCAGGATTCTACGAGATGAAAAATGCAGCTATCAATGCTGGAGCATTAGGTGGAAGTATTAGTGGTAGTGGACCAAGTGTATTTGCACTATGCAAAGGTATAGAAACAGCTAACAAAGTAGGCAATGCTATGAAAGCAGAAATGGATAAGCTCAATATTAAGTCAGAGGTATTTGTAAGCAAAGTCAACACACAAGGACCAAAAGTATTGCCTTTTGTAGATTAA
- the thrA gene encoding bifunctional aspartate kinase/homoserine dehydrogenase I, whose amino-acid sequence MKVLKFGGTSVGSIENIRRIIDIVSNEKKAGNNVLLVCSAFSKITDQLINAGKLAEKRDDTYLEILRNIKDRHLDAIHSLVTKKTIKPDLLDELEEGLQRVENILGGIHLLGELSDKTLARLVSFGERLSCFIIAGALKEARLKGIYVNATQLVMTDSEYLSAKVDFDRTNKNIIDFFEGLDGIAVVTGFIGSDANGNITTLGRGGSDYTAAIFGAALKVNAIEIWTDVNGVLTADPRRVEQAMTIPSLSYKEAMELSHFGAKVIYPPTIQPAYVKGIPIEIKNTFNPTHPGTFISKKSGKSTNAIKGISSISDIAMLRMEGTGMVGVVGIASRLFAALSRENVNIIFLTQGSSEHSICFGVVPKDVKASQKAVQEEFRYEIQNRHILPLVIETEQSIIAVIGENMSNVPGISGKMFQALGKNGINVKAIAQGSSELNITAVIDKFNEAKALNALHEIFFQQDKNSVNLFVVGPTGLIGNTLLNQINKQKESLYKENDIEINVIGISNSKKMYINSNGIDLNNFSTTLENEGEVANLNKFCKRILDLNFANSILVDCSASKAVVEYYERLLKKSVSVVTPNKIANTLSYDKYVNLHAIAKQSNARFMYETNVGAGLPIINTLHALLQSGDKILKIEAVLSGTLSYIFNSFKGDISFSEIVTQAKENGYTEPDPRDDLSGLDVARKALILSRECGVKMELEDIKVENLVPENLRKVDVKAFMSKLSSVDKDYEKMKENAAKQNKVLRYMAVIENGKVNIALKPVDANHPFYNLSGSDNMIVFTTERYKSNPLVIKGPGAGAEVTAAGVFAEIIALGNYFAG is encoded by the coding sequence ATGAAGGTATTAAAGTTTGGTGGCACATCTGTTGGTTCAATAGAAAACATAAGGAGAATTATTGATATTGTTTCTAACGAAAAAAAAGCTGGAAATAATGTATTATTGGTTTGTTCTGCATTTAGCAAAATTACTGACCAATTAATTAATGCAGGAAAACTCGCTGAAAAAAGAGATGATACTTACTTAGAAATTCTAAGAAATATTAAAGACCGACACTTAGATGCTATTCATAGTTTAGTTACTAAAAAAACGATTAAACCAGATTTATTAGACGAATTAGAAGAAGGTTTACAAAGAGTTGAAAATATTTTAGGTGGCATTCATCTTTTAGGCGAACTTTCTGATAAAACACTTGCAAGATTAGTAAGTTTTGGCGAAAGATTGTCTTGTTTTATTATTGCTGGTGCTTTAAAAGAAGCTAGATTAAAAGGCATTTATGTAAATGCTACGCAATTAGTTATGACAGATAGTGAATATTTGTCTGCTAAAGTAGATTTCGATAGAACCAATAAAAATATCATTGACTTTTTTGAAGGATTGGATGGCATTGCTGTAGTAACTGGTTTTATTGGTAGCGATGCCAATGGCAATATTACTACACTTGGAAGAGGTGGTTCTGATTATACGGCTGCTATTTTTGGTGCAGCACTAAAGGTAAATGCTATTGAAATCTGGACAGATGTAAATGGAGTATTAACTGCCGATCCAAGAAGAGTAGAACAAGCTATGACTATTCCTTCTTTGAGTTATAAAGAAGCCATGGAATTATCGCATTTTGGTGCAAAAGTGATTTATCCACCAACTATTCAACCAGCTTATGTAAAAGGCATTCCAATTGAAATTAAAAATACTTTCAATCCAACACATCCAGGAACTTTTATTTCTAAAAAATCTGGCAAATCTACCAATGCTATAAAGGGTATTTCATCTATTTCTGATATTGCCATGTTGAGAATGGAAGGTACAGGTATGGTTGGCGTTGTTGGTATTGCTTCTCGCCTATTTGCTGCTTTATCTAGAGAAAATGTCAATATTATTTTCTTAACGCAAGGTTCTTCTGAGCATTCTATTTGTTTTGGCGTAGTTCCTAAAGATGTAAAAGCATCTCAAAAAGCAGTTCAAGAAGAGTTTAGATACGAAATTCAAAACAGACATATATTGCCTTTAGTTATAGAAACAGAACAGTCTATCATTGCTGTTATTGGCGAAAATATGTCGAATGTACCAGGAATTTCTGGAAAGATGTTCCAAGCATTAGGAAAAAATGGTATTAATGTAAAAGCAATTGCTCAAGGTTCATCAGAATTAAATATTACTGCTGTAATAGATAAATTCAACGAAGCTAAAGCATTGAATGCACTACACGAAATCTTTTTCCAACAAGATAAAAACTCTGTGAATTTATTTGTTGTTGGACCAACTGGTTTAATTGGCAATACACTATTGAACCAAATCAACAAACAAAAAGAGTCATTATATAAAGAAAATGATATTGAAATTAATGTTATTGGAATATCAAATTCTAAAAAAATGTATATCAATAGCAATGGTATTGATTTAAACAATTTTTCTACCACATTAGAAAATGAAGGCGAAGTTGCCAATCTCAATAAGTTTTGTAAACGCATTTTAGACTTAAACTTCGCTAACTCTATTTTAGTTGATTGTTCTGCAAGCAAAGCAGTTGTTGAATACTACGAACGATTATTAAAAAAGAGTGTATCTGTTGTTACGCCAAATAAAATTGCAAATACTTTAAGTTACGATAAATATGTAAATCTGCATGCCATTGCAAAACAATCGAATGCTAGATTTATGTATGAAACCAATGTTGGTGCTGGTTTACCAATCATCAATACATTACATGCATTACTACAATCTGGCGATAAAATTTTAAAAATAGAAGCAGTCTTATCTGGTACTTTATCTTATATATTTAATTCTTTTAAAGGTGATATTTCTTTTTCTGAAATCGTTACTCAAGCTAAAGAAAATGGTTATACAGAACCAGATCCAAGAGATGATTTAAGTGGATTAGATGTTGCAAGAAAAGCATTGATTTTATCGAGAGAATGTGGCGTTAAAATGGAACTAGAAGATATTAAAGTAGAGAACTTAGTACCAGAAAACCTTAGAAAAGTAGATGTAAAAGCATTTATGTCAAAATTGTCAAGTGTTGATAAAGACTACGAAAAGATGAAAGAGAATGCAGCTAAACAAAATAAAGTATTGCGTTATATGGCTGTTATAGAAAACGGAAAAGTAAACATTGCTTTAAAACCAGTCGATGCCAATCATCCGTTTTATAATTTAAGTGGTAGCGATAATATGATTGTATTTACTACCGAAAGATATAAGAGCAATCCTTTGGTAATTAAAGGACCAGGTGCTGGTGCAGAAGTTACTGCTGCTGGTGTGTTTGCCGAAATTATTGCATTAGGAAATTATTTTGCTGGCTGA
- a CDS encoding 1-acyl-sn-glycerol-3-phosphate acyltransferase: protein MLLKFLKLIYSTWVIITFFLLVIPMMIAYVFIYFLPKHKKIDAVYRINRTFLFVWSIFSFFTYKVTGLNLYNTNQSYVVVLNHNNAADMFAAAYGLRIPAKPLIKKELLRIPLLGQLFMMACTPVDRSSAEGRKQSKELIYSELAQGVSPLIFPEGTRNRTTFPLKDFYNGAFEIAIDTQTPILPVVLTNIRKLNKVDTWLAEPGVIEINHLQPIETKGMTIDDLDKLKLYTHAIMWNYLVKHDDDFKHNELKSISTI from the coding sequence ATGCTACTAAAATTTTTAAAATTAATATATAGTACATGGGTAATTATTACTTTTTTTTTATTGGTTATTCCAATGATGATTGCTTATGTATTTATTTATTTTTTACCTAAGCATAAAAAAATAGATGCTGTTTATCGTATTAATAGAACATTTTTGTTTGTTTGGTCGATATTTTCATTTTTTACCTATAAAGTAACTGGACTAAACCTATACAATACCAATCAAAGTTATGTTGTAGTTCTCAATCACAATAATGCAGCCGATATGTTTGCCGCAGCTTATGGTTTGAGAATTCCTGCTAAACCATTAATAAAGAAAGAATTATTAAGAATACCATTATTAGGTCAATTGTTTATGATGGCATGTACGCCTGTAGATAGAAGTAGTGCTGAAGGAAGAAAACAAAGCAAAGAATTGATTTATAGCGAATTAGCACAAGGCGTTTCTCCTTTAATTTTTCCAGAAGGTACTCGCAATAGAACTACATTTCCGTTAAAAGATTTTTATAATGGTGCTTTTGAAATTGCTATTGATACGCAAACGCCAATTTTACCTGTAGTTTTAACCAATATAAGAAAACTAAATAAAGTAGACACATGGTTAGCAGAACCTGGTGTTATAGAAATTAATCATTTGCAACCTATTGAAACTAAAGGAATGACGATTGATGATTTAGATAAACTAAAATTATATACACACGCAATTATGTGGAATTATTTAGTAAAACACGATGACGATTTTAAACACAACGAACTTAAATCTATATCTACTATATGA
- a CDS encoding C40 family peptidase has product MKYAVCRLSAIPMREKPSDKAEMTNQMLFGETAIVLETVENWSKIQLTHDNYIAWVDAFQLTMLEELTASKNYTINNLYDTYSYNNDSLILTCGALIDEDSTQNNFTLLETAKHFLNTPYLWGGRSFMGIDCSGFTQIVFRVHGISLLRDAYQQITQGINVDFNEAQTNDLAFFHNKDGRITHVGIVIKEDNQLKIIHASKKVRIDLLDEKGIYNEERQCYTHQFHSIKRIIND; this is encoded by the coding sequence ATGAAATATGCTGTTTGTAGATTAAGTGCTATTCCTATGCGTGAAAAACCGAGCGATAAAGCAGAAATGACCAATCAGATGTTGTTTGGTGAAACAGCTATTGTATTAGAAACAGTAGAAAATTGGTCTAAAATTCAATTGACACATGATAATTATATTGCTTGGGTAGATGCGTTTCAATTAACTATGTTAGAAGAACTAACAGCATCGAAAAACTATACAATTAATAATTTATATGATACTTACTCTTATAATAATGATAGTTTAATTTTGACTTGTGGTGCGTTAATAGATGAAGATAGTACGCAAAATAATTTTACATTACTTGAAACAGCAAAACACTTTTTAAACACACCATATCTTTGGGGCGGAAGATCGTTTATGGGAATTGATTGCTCTGGTTTTACACAAATCGTTTTTCGTGTTCATGGCATTTCTTTACTACGAGATGCTTATCAACAAATAACTCAAGGAATAAATGTTGATTTTAATGAAGCACAAACAAACGACCTAGCTTTTTTTCATAATAAAGATGGAAGAATTACACATGTAGGTATTGTAATTAAGGAAGATAATCAACTAAAAATTATACATGCTTCTAAAAAAGTTCGCATCGATTTGTTAGATGAAAAAGGTATTTATAATGAAGAACGACAATGCTATACACATCAATTTCACAGTATAAAAAGAATTATCAATGATTAA
- a CDS encoding NAD(P)H-hydrate dehydratase, producing the protein MIKILSSEQIKKADEYTIQHEPIASIDLMERAANAFVTQFEKDFPDFKNIIHIFCGNGNNGGDGFAIARILKEKNYTIICYGFEGDKSNDCNINFNLIENVITINKSTIINIDKKDIVFDALFGIGLNKAVEGIYLETINTINQTNATTISVDVPSGMMVDVATNGTMIKANKTYSFQSPKLAFYLPHTANHVGDLTILDIQLDKKYIQELKSTYFEIDDDFIFSHYKKRNRFSHKGTYGHALISCGSFGKIGAAILSAKACLKTGAGLLTVNLPQKSISIIHKSIPEAMCLTHNESKYIEFIPYENQYNAYAIGCGIGTHQKTYIALSKFLEHCKQAIVLDADALNIIAEHQSLLEKIPVSSILTPHPKEFERLVGAWQNDFERLEKAKQFAKQYQLNLILKDAITAIIDKNGMVCFNTFGNAGMATAGSGDVLTGIITSLLAQEYSPLTAAIFGVYIHAKAGDFAKEKLGEESMLASDIIENIYEVFKCINSNI; encoded by the coding sequence ATGATTAAAATATTAAGTTCAGAACAGATTAAAAAAGCAGATGAATATACTATTCAACACGAACCAATTGCTTCGATTGATTTAATGGAAAGAGCTGCTAACGCATTTGTTACACAGTTTGAAAAAGATTTTCCAGATTTTAAAAATATCATTCACATTTTTTGTGGCAATGGCAATAATGGTGGCGATGGTTTTGCTATCGCAAGAATTTTAAAAGAAAAAAATTATACTATTATTTGCTACGGATTTGAAGGTGATAAGTCTAATGATTGTAACATCAATTTCAATCTGATTGAAAATGTAATAACTATAAACAAAAGTACTATAATAAATATAGATAAAAAGGATATTGTTTTTGATGCCTTGTTTGGTATTGGATTAAATAAAGCTGTAGAAGGAATTTATTTAGAGACTATCAATACCATTAATCAAACCAATGCTACAACAATTTCAGTAGATGTTCCAAGTGGGATGATGGTTGATGTTGCTACGAATGGAACAATGATTAAAGCTAATAAAACCTATTCGTTTCAATCACCTAAGTTGGCTTTTTATTTGCCACATACTGCAAATCATGTTGGCGATTTAACAATATTAGATATTCAGTTAGATAAGAAATATATACAAGAACTTAAGTCAACCTATTTTGAAATTGATGATGACTTCATCTTTTCGCACTATAAAAAAAGAAATCGGTTTTCGCACAAAGGCACATACGGTCATGCATTAATATCTTGTGGCAGTTTCGGAAAAATTGGTGCTGCTATACTTTCAGCCAAAGCGTGTTTAAAAACAGGTGCTGGTTTGCTTACTGTTAATCTACCACAAAAAAGTATAAGTATTATACATAAAAGTATTCCAGAAGCGATGTGTTTAACACATAACGAATCAAAATATATCGAGTTTATTCCTTACGAAAACCAATATAATGCTTATGCAATTGGTTGTGGAATTGGCACACATCAAAAAACATATATTGCACTAAGTAAATTTTTAGAACATTGCAAACAAGCAATTGTGTTAGATGCAGATGCGTTGAATATTATAGCAGAACACCAGAGTTTACTAGAAAAAATTCCAGTAAGTTCTATACTTACACCACATCCTAAAGAATTTGAACGATTGGTTGGTGCTTGGCAAAACGATTTTGAACGCTTAGAAAAAGCAAAGCAATTTGCCAAACAATATCAACTCAATTTAATATTAAAAGATGCTATAACAGCAATTATCGATAAGAATGGAATGGTTTGTTTCAATACATTTGGCAATGCAGGAATGGCAACTGCAGGTAGTGGCGATGTGCTTACAGGTATTATTACAAGTCTGTTAGCACAAGAATATTCGCCATTAACTGCTGCAATTTTTGGTGTATATATACATGCTAAAGCAGGAGACTTTGCTAAAGAAAAATTAGGAGAGGAGAGTATGCTTGCTTCAGATATTATTGAAAATATTTACGAAGTATTTAAGTGTATAAATAGTAATATTTAA
- a CDS encoding thioredoxin family protein — protein MPAVETINIPLGYQAPNFNLLDTITNSFKTLDAVKGEKATVVMFICNHCPYVKHINEQLVQLANDYIPKGVAFVAISSNDVENYPDDAPDKMTQVAKEQNYPFPYLYDETQDVAKAYQAACTPDFSIFNKDMRCVYRGQLDNSRPKSDIPVTGNDIRKALDNILQELPLNEKQIPSLGCSIKWKLENN, from the coding sequence ATGCCAGCAGTAGAAACAATCAATATTCCATTAGGATACCAAGCACCAAATTTTAATTTGTTAGATACTATTACCAATTCCTTTAAAACATTAGATGCTGTAAAAGGCGAAAAAGCAACAGTCGTTATGTTTATCTGTAATCACTGTCCATATGTAAAGCATATCAACGAACAATTAGTACAGTTGGCTAATGATTATATACCAAAAGGCGTAGCATTTGTAGCTATTAGTAGTAATGATGTAGAAAATTATCCAGACGATGCTCCAGATAAAATGACACAAGTAGCTAAAGAACAAAATTATCCATTTCCTTATTTGTATGATGAAACTCAAGATGTAGCCAAAGCATATCAAGCAGCGTGTACACCAGATTTTAGCATTTTTAATAAAGATATGCGTTGTGTTTATCGTGGACAACTAGATAATTCTAGACCAAAAAGCGATATTCCAGTTACAGGAAACGACATAAGAAAAGCACTAGACAATATTTTACAAGAATTACCATTAAACGAAAAACAAATTCCAAGTTTAGGTTGTAGTATTAAATGGAAATTAGAAAACAATTAA